A window of Lacibacter sediminis contains these coding sequences:
- a CDS encoding DsrE family protein gives MKKIYMFLLLCIATAQLFAQEKPYNVVFDLTSSDPEVHARVIRWINLITEADPKAKVVVVFYGKSLNMIAKEKSSVADDIQKIVATNKANFKVCEVAMKVHAIKKEDLLPGVQTVPDGIYELVKKQAEGYGYIKVAN, from the coding sequence ATGAAAAAGATATACATGTTCCTGCTGCTGTGCATAGCCACAGCGCAACTGTTTGCTCAAGAAAAACCATACAACGTGGTCTTCGATCTTACCAGTTCAGATCCTGAAGTGCATGCAAGGGTCATCCGTTGGATCAACTTAATAACGGAAGCCGATCCGAAAGCAAAAGTTGTAGTGGTTTTTTATGGAAAATCGCTCAATATGATCGCTAAAGAAAAATCATCGGTGGCAGATGATATTCAAAAGATCGTGGCTACTAACAAAGCAAATTTCAAAGTGTGCGAAGTGGCCATGAAAGTGCATGCGATCAAGAAAGAAGATTTATTACCCGGTGTGCAAACTGTACCGGATGGCATTTATGAACTGGTAAAAAAACAGGCAGAAGGCTACGGATATATTAAAGTGGCGAATTGA
- a CDS encoding sugar porter family MFS transporter has product MQTNKLLLWSLTVALSGFLFGLDVAVISGAEQKIQQLWQLSDAMHGLAIATALYGTVIGALFGGLIADKLGRKRSLFWIGLLFLVSSLGSAMAQDVYVFMIFRVLGGFSIGASSVVSPLYISEIAPPKKRGFLVALFQFNIVFGILFAYVSNYFLGATGENDWRWMLGIVAIPSLLFILLTLFISESPRWLVLHKADHTKAKDVLNQIDPSTAEQTLKAIIESKHSERKTTTSFFSKQFRWPILLAFLLAFFNQASGINAIIYYAPRVFEMTGLGTSSALLSSTGIGLVNLIFTMIGLSLIDRFGRKLLMYIGSIGYIISLGLMAYAFYTDQYTGMQFFVFMFIAAHAVGQGAVIWVFISEIFPNEVRASGQSFGSLTHWVFAAIIANAFPWFAGKYGGAPIFLFFCVMMVLQLLYVRFMMPETKGVALEDMETRIIH; this is encoded by the coding sequence ATGCAAACAAACAAACTACTTCTCTGGTCGCTCACCGTTGCGTTGAGTGGTTTCTTATTTGGATTAGACGTTGCTGTTATTTCAGGCGCTGAACAAAAGATTCAGCAACTCTGGCAATTGAGCGATGCCATGCATGGGCTGGCAATTGCAACTGCTTTGTACGGCACTGTCATTGGTGCATTGTTTGGCGGTCTCATTGCTGATAAACTCGGTCGCAAACGCTCCTTGTTCTGGATCGGCTTATTATTCCTTGTATCATCGCTGGGTTCGGCCATGGCGCAGGATGTATATGTGTTCATGATCTTTCGTGTGCTGGGCGGTTTCAGCATTGGTGCATCATCGGTTGTATCACCATTATACATTTCTGAAATTGCACCGCCAAAGAAACGGGGATTTTTAGTTGCCCTTTTTCAATTCAACATTGTATTTGGAATACTGTTCGCATACGTATCTAATTATTTTCTCGGCGCTACCGGAGAAAATGATTGGCGCTGGATGCTGGGCATTGTTGCCATCCCTTCACTCCTCTTTATTTTACTCACACTGTTCATTTCTGAAAGTCCACGTTGGCTGGTATTACACAAAGCTGATCATACAAAAGCAAAAGATGTATTGAATCAAATTGATCCATCCACTGCAGAACAAACATTAAAGGCCATCATTGAATCAAAACACAGCGAACGGAAAACAACGACAAGTTTCTTTTCAAAACAATTCCGCTGGCCTATCCTACTTGCATTTCTATTGGCATTCTTCAACCAGGCATCAGGTATTAATGCCATCATCTATTATGCACCACGTGTATTTGAAATGACGGGACTTGGCACATCATCAGCATTGCTGTCGTCAACCGGAATTGGATTAGTGAATTTAATTTTCACCATGATCGGTCTTTCGCTTATTGATCGTTTTGGCCGCAAGCTGCTCATGTACATCGGCTCCATTGGCTACATTATTTCATTGGGTCTGATGGCGTATGCATTTTATACCGATCAATATACCGGGATGCAGTTTTTTGTATTTATGTTTATTGCTGCACATGCAGTTGGACAAGGAGCAGTGATTTGGGTATTTATTTCAGAGATATTCCCGAATGAAGTAAGGGCAAGCGGCCAATCGTTTGGCAGCCTCACCCATTGGGTATTCGCCGCAATTATTGCCAATGCCTTCCCTTGGTTTGCCGGCAAATATGGCGGTGCCCCCATTTTCCTTTTCTTCTGTGTAATGATGGTACTGCAATTGCTCTATGTGCGTTTTATGATGCCTGAAACAAAAGGAGTAGCATTGGAGGATATGGAAACAAGAATAATTCATTAA
- the mqnE gene encoding aminofutalosine synthase MqnE encodes MQTGIEAILKGNRISEDLQQIADKIYNKQRISEEDAVLLFEKASLPFLGALANFVRERMHGDTTYFNRNFHIEPTNVCVFSCNFCSYSKLYAKRDEGWELSIDQMLHMVKKYDGVPVTEVHIVGGVHPKMDLQFFADLLKAIKDHRPDLHIKAFTAVEYDYMFRKAKVSAEEGLKILISHGLDSIPGGGAEIFHPEIREKICADKVDGDGWLNIHATAHKLGLHSNATMLYGHIEQYWHRVDHMSRLRTLQDETKGFQTFIPLKFRNQDNDMSNVAESTVVEDMKMYAIARLFLDNFPHIKAYWPMLGRHNAQMTLSFGVNDIDGTIDDTTKIYSMAGSEEQTPTMTTEQLVALIKQVNRKPVERDTLYNVVKDYSEVTVAEEAGFSSN; translated from the coding sequence ATGCAAACAGGAATTGAAGCAATACTCAAAGGCAACCGCATCAGTGAAGATCTGCAACAGATAGCCGATAAGATTTATAACAAGCAACGCATCAGTGAAGAAGATGCTGTGTTGTTGTTTGAAAAAGCCAGCCTCCCCTTTTTAGGAGCACTTGCAAATTTTGTCCGTGAGCGAATGCATGGCGATACCACTTACTTTAACCGCAACTTTCATATTGAACCCACCAATGTATGTGTGTTCAGTTGCAATTTCTGTTCTTACTCTAAACTTTATGCAAAGCGTGATGAAGGATGGGAATTAAGCATTGATCAGATGCTGCACATGGTGAAAAAGTATGATGGCGTGCCTGTTACCGAAGTGCATATTGTTGGTGGTGTGCATCCGAAAATGGATCTCCAGTTCTTTGCTGATCTGTTGAAAGCAATTAAGGATCATCGTCCTGATCTGCATATCAAAGCATTTACTGCTGTTGAATACGATTATATGTTCCGTAAAGCAAAAGTGAGTGCAGAAGAAGGATTGAAAATATTGATCAGTCATGGATTGGATTCTATTCCCGGCGGTGGTGCAGAAATTTTTCATCCCGAGATCCGTGAAAAGATCTGTGCCGATAAAGTAGATGGAGATGGCTGGTTGAATATTCATGCAACAGCTCATAAACTTGGCCTGCATAGTAATGCAACGATGTTATACGGACATATTGAACAATACTGGCATCGTGTTGACCACATGAGTCGTTTAAGAACTTTGCAGGATGAAACAAAGGGCTTTCAAACCTTTATTCCTTTGAAGTTCCGCAACCAGGATAATGATATGAGCAATGTTGCTGAAAGCACAGTTGTGGAAGACATGAAGATGTATGCTATTGCACGTTTGTTCCTTGATAATTTTCCGCATATTAAAGCATACTGGCCAATGCTTGGCCGTCACAATGCTCAAATGACGTTAAGCTTTGGGGTGAATGATATTGACGGTACTATTGATGATACCACAAAGATTTACAGCATGGCCGGCAGTGAAGAACAAACGCCAACCATGACAACGGAACAACTTGTTGCATTGATCAAACAAGTAAACCGCAAGCCTGTTGAACGTGATACGTTGTATAATGTGGTGAAAGATTACAGTGAAGTCACTGTTGCTGAAGAAGCTGGGTTTTCAAGTAATTAA